In Elaeis guineensis isolate ETL-2024a chromosome 1, EG11, whole genome shotgun sequence, a genomic segment contains:
- the LOC140854776 gene encoding ultraviolet-B receptor UVR8-like → MIEVLSMDGSACKQMESSQVDSLSGKVWVSPSERYAIVPDETVTKQAANPVRGNGNDASVPEKDVKRIRLQLVFVPFPIYFAWRFNMFLLQETDAFVLSK, encoded by the exons ATGATAGAGGTTTTAAGCATGGATGGGTCTGCTTGCAAGCAGATGGAGTCATCACAAGTGGATTCCTTGTCAG GAAAGGTCTGGGTTTCACCATCTGAAAGATACGCTATTGTTCCTGATGAAACT GTTACAAAACAAGCAGCAAATCCAGTCAGAGGCAATGGGAATGATGCAAGCGTACCCGAGAAGGATGTCAAGAGAATTAGACTCCAGTTAGTTTTTGTGCCTTTCCCTATTTATTTTGCATGGCGTTTCAACATGTTTCTCCTGCAAGAAACTGATGCTTTTGTTCTTTCTAAGTAG